In the Bacillota bacterium genome, one interval contains:
- a CDS encoding LamG domain-containing protein, with protein sequence MYRHTWGVLVLLLMVCAGCVTILPPEQGDLLLFFSDFEDDEVGGAPSGVHVYNGNPVISDHFGRKTVYMEHPNYETDYKGDSYYIAFEPQTGIVSLELWAYMTGTNRSLNIIFASDYEALNKYSTENCGVYLQFDRYGDLRALYMTEKQNWLKLADYEANTWYHLRVEVDVASNTYDVYLNNNLVGTDVPFYGEQSSLNSVFIRLAHLRAEPMPPVYPVHIDSIRIERK encoded by the coding sequence GGGAGTCTTGGTGTTACTGCTAATGGTCTGTGCTGGATGTGTAACCATTCTGCCTCCCGAACAAGGCGATCTATTGCTATTCTTCTCAGACTTTGAGGACGACGAAGTCGGAGGAGCCCCTAGTGGAGTCCATGTATACAATGGAAATCCAGTCATTTCCGACCACTTCGGTCGAAAGACTGTATACATGGAACATCCCAATTACGAGACTGACTACAAAGGAGACTCCTACTATATCGCCTTTGAACCACAGACAGGTATAGTCTCCCTGGAATTGTGGGCGTACATGACCGGGACAAACCGCAGTCTCAACATCATTTTTGCCAGCGACTACGAAGCTTTGAACAAATACTCTACTGAAAACTGCGGTGTATATCTCCAGTTTGATCGCTATGGTGACTTACGAGCGCTTTACATGACGGAAAAACAGAACTGGTTGAAACTGGCCGACTATGAAGCCAATACGTGGTATCACCTACGGGTCGAGGTGGACGTTGCGTCCAATACATACGATGTTTATCTCAACAACAACCTGGTGGGAACCGACGTGCCCTTCTACGGAGAACAAAGCAGTCTTAATTCCGTGTTTATCAGATTGGCACATCTTAGGGCAGAGCCTATGCCGCCCGTTTACCCGGTTCACATCGACAGTATCCGCATCGAACGCAAATAG